The nucleotide window TCTGGTATGGCACGATCTCCTTGGCGTCTATGAGCATGTGCCCCCATTTGTAAAGAAATACGCCGACTTAAGGAACATAATTCAGCTGGCGCTTGAGAATTACAGGGAAGATGTAAAAGAGGGCAAGTTCCCAAGCGGAGAACACTACTGGGAATTCCTCGATAAGGACGACTTTGAGAAAAAGAGGAGAAGAGTCGTAGAACGCCTATTAGGGGAGACATTTGATGAGGAAGTTTAAAGTCCGCGAAGAGCTCTTCACCCTTGAGGTACCGGGGGGATACGCGGATAAGATTGACCATGGCGCAGGGTTCCTCGATTGTTCCCTTGGCACAAATCCATTTGGAACTTCCGAGAGGGTAAAGGAGAGGTTGAAAAACTCAGAGATAACCCTTTCTGCGTATCCGGATGTGAAGTATACTTATCTCAGAAACGCCCTTGCGGAATACTGGGGCATAGACGAGAACAGCATTTTCTTTGGCTGTGGAACGATGGGATGCTTTGAAAAGGTGAACAAATTTGTCATAAGCCCGGGCTCCAGGGTGCTTGGTATCTCTCCGCAGTATACAAGGTACATAAGTGACGTACTTGCCATGGGAGGTTCCTATGAATCGGTTTCCCTGAAAAAGGAAAACCGGTTTAAAATCGATGTTGGAGAAGTTATAAATGCTCTCACTTCAGATTACTCCCTCCTTTACCTAGACAACCCTCACAACCCCACGGGACAGGTTTTAAGGCTTAAAGAAGTTGAGGAAATCGTTCAATATGCCGAGAGGAAGGGCGTTTTGGTTCTTGTAGATGAAGCTTACGGAGATTTTGTCGAAAAAGAAGAATCGGCAATAAACCTCGAGCATGATAATCTCATTGTCCTGCGCTCTTTTTCAAAAGGTTTTGGACTGGCGTCTATGAGGGTAGGCTATGCTGTTATAAAAAACCGAGAGCTTGGGGAGCTTTACAGAAAGGTGGATTTGCCGTTTCCGATAAGTACAATTGGAGAGATTTTGGCAGTTGAAGCACTTAAAGATCAAAAATTCCTCAAGGAAAGCAGAAAAAAGATAGCCTCCATAAAAAAGGAAATTATCAATGCTCTCAAGAAAAAGTTCCTGATAGCTGAGACCCACATGCAGACTCCAATAATGCTTTTGTGGGGCTCTGGAGATACTTACCACTATTTTCTTGAAAGGAAGATATCAGCTGTTAGAGGCTCAGCTTTTAGGTCGTTGGATGATTCTTACGTAAGGCTTCGAGTTCCAAAAAATGCCGATGAATTATTAGGCCGTCTTTAGTTCACTTTTGATTCTGCTGACCATAAAGGTTCCAATGGTTATGAGCACAAACCCTACTAGGTGATATACTGTGAATTCTTCCCCAAGGAGGGTTGCAACTCCTATTGCTACTGCGGGAGCAGGTGTTATTATTGCCGTCGCTTTTGAGAGGTTTATCCGCTTTATTGCAAGGTACCATATCACTTGTCCAAATGAGAGTATTATGCCCTCTGCTACAGCAAGCTTTGAAAACTTAAGCCCAGAGGGGAATGCAAGCAAAAGAAGCAAAATTCCCCCAAAGGTATTTCTAAATGCTGCTATAAGAAATGGGTTGTATGGGAGTTTCTTTGCTATCACATGCCCGCTCTGCCAGAAGAGGGGGACTAGCAGGAGGAGTAAATCTCCCTTTCTTGGCACTATTGCTTTACCCTGTGTTATCACTAAAAATAGACCCACAAGGATTGAAAGTGACCAGAAGATTTGCCCTTTGGCTATTTTTTCCCTCAAGAAAACATATGCAAGAACAAACGAGAAAAGAACTTCTGCCCTTGTTATAAGGGAAGCATTTATCGCGGTACTTAGTCGAGCTCCATAAGAATAAGCGATATATGCCAGGGCAGTTCCAAACACCCCTACCAAAAATGCTCTTGGAATACACTGTGGATTTTCCTTTACCCCTTTCCAGCGGGATGTGAGTAAAACGATTGGCCAAAGGATTAAAGAAGCTATGAGGGCAGAAAATGCTGCAAAGCTAAGGGGGTTGGTTGGGTTTGCCTTAATTACCACGGGTTCTATTCCATAAAGGAACATACCTAAAAAAGCCAGGAGAGTCCCCTCAGTCTCTTTGTTCATCCCATCCACCTAGGAGAATAAGGTTCCTCTTGTATAGCTCAAGGATAAAGGTTACAAGTCTCTCATACAATGGTTCGACATTTTCTCCAAATTTTTCCTTCATATTTTTCCCTATTTCTTCTATAGTTCTTGTGCCGTCACAGAGCTCCCATACGAAGACTCCTATTTCATCTAGTTCTAATCTTCTGTAGTCGCCATGAAGCTTTCTCGCAAGAAAATCCAGTTTGGACGTCATGGGGATTAAGAGGTAATACTTTCCATCGATCTTTCTTAACTCGATTTCTTCATTTCTTTTGGGAATAAGCTTGAGATAATTCTCCATAACTCTATTCACCAGCAGAAATGGGGTGAAGAAGTTTATAAGAGTGTTGGCGCCGGGGCAGGGATTTGAACCCTGGCGGGCTTAACGCCCACGGACTCTCCAGGCCCGCGCCTTCCCAGGCTAGGCTACCCCGGCGCTAAAAATAATGAGAATCATGAGACGAGCTCAATCTCAATAGTAACATCTTCAGGAACGCGAATTCTCATGATTTGCCTCATAGCTCTCTCGTCAGCTTCAATATCGATGAGCCTCTTGTGAACTCTAAGTTCGAATCTATCAAAAGTTGCGCTTCCTTCCCCATCTGGGCTCTTTCTTGTGGTTATCCTTATTCTCTTTGTTGGCATTGGTATTGGCCCGCTCATTCTAACACCAGTTCTCTCTGCAATTTGCTTGATTTGATCTGTAACCTCATTAAGAGCACCTATGTTTGTGCTCGCCAGTTTAATTCTCGCCTTTTGCATTTTTGCCACCTCTATAAGCTCTAATGACAAAACTAATAATATTAAAGGAAAAGGCTAGAGAAGGGCTTCACTCGCCCTTCTGGATGGATATGACCATACCAGCTGCAACTGTTTGACCCATATCTCTGATAGCGAATCTACCAAGCTGTGGTATCTCCTTAACTGGCTCGATGACCATTGGCTTGGTTGGTCTGAGGAGGACAATAGCTGAGTCACCGGTCTTTATGAATTGTGGGTTCTCCTCTATGATGTTACCTGTTCTTGGATCGAGCTTAGCAAGGAGTTGCTCGAATCTAACTGCTACCTGGGTTGTGTGGGCGTGGAGGACTGGTGTGTAACCAACGGTAATTGCGGTTGGGTGGTTGAGGACGATAATCTGAGCCTTGAATGTGTCCTTTGGTCTGACGACTGTTGGTGGGTTTGTTGGGTGACCAGCAACGTCACCTCTCTTTATGTCGTTCTTACCAACACCTCTGACGTTGAAACCAATGTTGTCACCTGGGAGAGCCTCTTCAAGTGGCTCGTGGTGCATTTCAATGCTCTTGACTTCACCCTGGATGGGCTTGTGGAAGATTGTTGATGCTGGCTCGAATATGACTACGTCGCCAACCCTAAGTCTTCCGGTTTCAACTCTACCGACTGGGACTGTACCGACACCCTTAATTGAGTAGACGTCTTGGATTGGGATTCTAAGTGGCTTGTCAACTGGCTTTTCTGGCTCTGGGATCTGGTCAAGGGCCTCGATGAGTGTTGGGCCGTTGTACCAGGGCATCTTGTCGCTCTTCTTAACAACATTGTCTCCTTCCCAAGCGCTGATTGGGATAACTGGGAAGTTCTTGTAACCGAGCATTTGCAAGAGCTTTGTAACTTGGGCTGCAACTTCCTTGAATTTCTTCTCATCGTACTTGACCATGTCCATCTTGTTAATCGCAACAATTATGTGGCCGATACCGAGTGTTCTTGCAAGGAATGCGTGCTCCTTTGTCTGTGGCATGACACCGTCTGTGGCTGCAACGACGAGAACTGCAGCGTCAGCCTGTGAAGCACCGGTAATCATGTTCTTAACGAAGTCTCTGTGACCTGGAGCGTCGATAATGGTGATGTACTTGTTTGGAGTCTCGAACTTGCTGTGGGCAACGTCAATTGTAATACCTCTTTCTCTCTCTTCCTTGAGTCTGTCCATAACCCAAGCGAACTTGAATGACTTACCCTTTTCACCCATCTGCTCGAACTTCTGGATGATCTGCTCTGGAATGTTGCCTGAATCAAAGAGCAATCTACCGATTGTTGTACTCTTTCCGTGGTCTACGTGTCCGATAAACACTATATTAACGTGTGGCTTTTCCTTTGCCATCTTCACACACCTCCAAAGTTATGCCTAACTCTAATCATCAAAGTGGGTTTTTAAAGCTTTCTCTAAACCTCAGCTCTCTCACGCGGGAAACCCGCATCTGTTTGAGAGAGCCTCATGAGTTCATGTTTGGATAAAACCTAGGGTTTAAAAAATTAACTAAAATTATACGGCTCGCTGTTAGAATAAGCTAACGAATAATATCAGAAACTTTATCCTAACAGTATTTGATGGGAACTAGGGTTCATTTACATAAGCTCTCAATACCCAAAAGTTACTTTAATATTTCCACCAAAAACGCAATCTTATCATTGAAAAACGTATGAATGTTATGAGTCAAAAGTAACTTTAATAAGCTTATGGAGCATGTTTTAAGATTGGATGGATCTAATATTATGACTTCGTTCTCTAAGCATATCTCCTTTTTTTCTAAAAATACTCCACATACAGCATGTGAAGCCTCAAAAACACTTTCTCCTTTGTGAAGAAGCAAAAATACATATACTTCCCGTTCTGAGAATCCCAGTCCCCTCAATATAGAAGCCTCAAGAATAGAAATTTGAAGACAATTCCCGCATCTTTGGCCTATGGTATTTAGAGGATGCAACTCATTATTATCTTTAATTGTTATAGTTGGGATGTAGCATATTTCTTTCAGTAGGTCTCTATGTAGCTTTTGAAGTCCTTTTTTATCATTCAACTTAATATTAGCAACCAGACGATTTGCAATATCGGGTATAATATACTTTGAAATCGCCAATGGAGGAACTTTGTAAAGTATTATTCTTTGACCATTATTGCAAAGAATAACCCTACAAACGTCATCATGGAAGCCGCTAATATAGTCAACCATGGATCCACCCTCCACAGCGCTCCCCATATTACGGGAGCAAAAATCCCAATTAAGCCGGGCAGAGTATTTAATGTGCCATAGGCAGTTGCTAAATACTCTTTTTGATGTTTGGAAGTATAAACGCTATATGCAATGTTTGAGAGAGCCTCTCCAAAGAGCCCACTTAAAGCCAAGAATATGAGAGAATACGTGGGTGCATATTTGCTTAGGAGAGCAAACAGAGTCATCGTTATGCTATCCCCGAGGATATCTACAATAAAGGTCTTTTTGGGGCTGAGATAGTCCACCATAAAGCCCGCTACGAAGTACGCTACCAATACGAAAAATCTCGAAGCAGAGAAAACATTTACAATTACATCTGAATCGAGTTTCATCCAAGAGTCCAAGTAGGGATAAAGGAAAGTGTTGAAACACGAGCTGATAAATGCAGACAGACAGAAAAGGAGTGCTAACGGTGCGAGAGGGGTGTTTAACAGTTTTCTGAAGTCAGAATTTTTGATGCTACTTATAATGTTCTTCTTTATCTCTGATGTAACTCCATTTAATGGACGCTTTTTAGGAAGAGTTTCCACGAGCATCAATCGAAAGAGAGATAAAATAAATAACATCACTAACACGACGTACAAAACATATACAAAACCCAGCTTTTTAATTATCCAGTTCGTTAACATTGGACCAATAATCCATGCAACTGTGCTGGAGACATGAACCAATGAGAATACCCTACCCCGAATTTTTTCTTCTGTAGATTCAGCTATAAGTGCTGTAGTACCCGGACTAAAAAAGATTCCTATTGAGTGGAAGAGTATTAATGAAAGCATGATGGCGAGGGGATTTTTCATTAAAAGCAGTCCAAGAGTTGGTATCATGCTAAAAACAGACAACACTGCCATGGGTTTTCTCCCGAGACTATCGGCTATTAGTCCTCCAGAAAAGGAAAAGATTAAAGATAGGGCACCTGCTATAGACATTGAGAGTGCTAATTCAGAACTTCCCGCTTGATTGTTAACTAGTATAGGTAGGTATATGAAGAAATATGCTCTCACCATATTGATAGGAAAACCTGTTATTAGAATTATTAAGGGATTGTATTTGGGTTTCATTTCATCACCGTAACACTGAAGGATCTATAAATTCATGAGGAAACACTCCTTCCTCGAACAACTTTTGACATACTGGAAAGGACGCAGTAAATGATTTGTACTCTTCATATGCAAATGCCGGACAAATATTTGCACAGTAGCTCCTTAGAATACATCCGCTGCAAATTCCTTGAAATTCATCAGGTTTTACTCTACGAAGCTCTCCTAAAAAACCTCTGCCACTATACCATATGTCTCTTAGGCTCTCTTCTTTTATATTTCCTATCACAGTCTCTGGGTATTCAATTCCTATGCCACATAACGACACTCCTCCATCGGGTAAAATCCCAAGCATTTTTGTATAGTTGCATGCCATCCTTGAAATGTTTAGGTATCTCCTTCCGTATTTTGCGAGCAGATAATGAGGTACCATAGACCATATTTTGCCAGGATATTTATCATATAGCTGGATTAAATACTCTATGAGTGTTTGGTATTGGGAGACAGACAGGGAAATATTATTATGCCTAGCTCGGCCTATTGGGAGTATTGGATTAAATTTCACTGCCTTTGCTCCTAAACTCATAATTAAATCCGTTATCTCAAAAATGGAGTGTAAGTTGCGATTGAATACAGAAACTACAACAACTGGGGGTATACCTAGATCTCTAAGTTTTGGTATTACATCTAAAACCCTTCTGTATACTCTCTTCCCATGCCTGAACGCATTAAATTCAACTTCTGAGGGAAAATCTAAACTTAAACTTATGTCGATCTCATATTTTGCGAGCTCTTTTAATAGGGGTGGAGTAATTAGGGTTCCATTGGTTTCCAGCACTGTTTTAACCTTGCTGTTGTTTGCGACTTTTATAAGGGTTATTGCTAGATCACTTCGCAAAAGAGGTTCTCCTCCAGATATAAAAAGTGTATCAAGACCTAAGTCCAAGGCCTCATTAAAAGCAATAAGAAAATATTTGTCTTCCAGTTCGACCATAGGATATGTTCTACTAGCATTTATCCAACAGTGCTCACAT belongs to Thermococcus bergensis and includes:
- a CDS encoding radical SAM/SPASM domain-containing protein — its product is MNAPPLEILHVYLTRSCNLQCEHCWINASRTYPMVELEDKYFLIAFNEALDLGLDTLFISGGEPLLRSDLAITLIKVANNSKVKTVLETNGTLITPPLLKELAKYEIDISLSLDFPSEVEFNAFRHGKRVYRRVLDVIPKLRDLGIPPVVVVSVFNRNLHSIFEITDLIMSLGAKAVKFNPILPIGRARHNNISLSVSQYQTLIEYLIQLYDKYPGKIWSMVPHYLLAKYGRRYLNISRMACNYTKMLGILPDGGVSLCGIGIEYPETVIGNIKEESLRDIWYSGRGFLGELRRVKPDEFQGICSGCILRSYCANICPAFAYEEYKSFTASFPVCQKLFEEGVFPHEFIDPSVLR
- a CDS encoding DMT family transporter, which encodes MNKETEGTLLAFLGMFLYGIEPVVIKANPTNPLSFAAFSALIASLILWPIVLLTSRWKGVKENPQCIPRAFLVGVFGTALAYIAYSYGARLSTAINASLITRAEVLFSFVLAYVFLREKIAKGQIFWSLSILVGLFLVITQGKAIVPRKGDLLLLLVPLFWQSGHVIAKKLPYNPFLIAAFRNTFGGILLLLLAFPSGLKFSKLAVAEGIILSFGQVIWYLAIKRINLSKATAIITPAPAVAIGVATLLGEEFTVYHLVGFVLITIGTFMVSRIKSELKTA
- a CDS encoding MFS transporter, which codes for MKPKYNPLIILITGFPINMVRAYFFIYLPILVNNQAGSSELALSMSIAGALSLIFSFSGGLIADSLGRKPMAVLSVFSMIPTLGLLLMKNPLAIMLSLILFHSIGIFFSPGTTALIAESTEEKIRGRVFSLVHVSSTVAWIIGPMLTNWIIKKLGFVYVLYVVLVMLFILSLFRLMLVETLPKKRPLNGVTSEIKKNIISSIKNSDFRKLLNTPLAPLALLFCLSAFISSCFNTFLYPYLDSWMKLDSDVIVNVFSASRFFVLVAYFVAGFMVDYLSPKKTFIVDILGDSITMTLFALLSKYAPTYSLIFLALSGLFGEALSNIAYSVYTSKHQKEYLATAYGTLNTLPGLIGIFAPVIWGALWRVDPWLTILAASMMTFVGLFFAIMVKE
- a CDS encoding PqqD family protein produces the protein MENYLKLIPKRNEEIELRKIDGKYYLLIPMTSKLDFLARKLHGDYRRLELDEIGVFVWELCDGTRTIEEIGKNMKEKFGENVEPLYERLVTFILELYKRNLILLGGWDEQRD
- the tuf gene encoding translation elongation factor EF-1 subunit alpha codes for the protein MAKEKPHVNIVFIGHVDHGKSTTIGRLLFDSGNIPEQIIQKFEQMGEKGKSFKFAWVMDRLKEERERGITIDVAHSKFETPNKYITIIDAPGHRDFVKNMITGASQADAAVLVVAATDGVMPQTKEHAFLARTLGIGHIIVAINKMDMVKYDEKKFKEVAAQVTKLLQMLGYKNFPVIPISAWEGDNVVKKSDKMPWYNGPTLIEALDQIPEPEKPVDKPLRIPIQDVYSIKGVGTVPVGRVETGRLRVGDVVIFEPASTIFHKPIQGEVKSIEMHHEPLEEALPGDNIGFNVRGVGKNDIKRGDVAGHPTNPPTVVRPKDTFKAQIIVLNHPTAITVGYTPVLHAHTTQVAVRFEQLLAKLDPRTGNIIEENPQFIKTGDSAIVLLRPTKPMVIEPVKEIPQLGRFAIRDMGQTVAAGMVISIQKGE
- a CDS encoding pyridoxal phosphate-dependent aminotransferase yields the protein MRKFKVREELFTLEVPGGYADKIDHGAGFLDCSLGTNPFGTSERVKERLKNSEITLSAYPDVKYTYLRNALAEYWGIDENSIFFGCGTMGCFEKVNKFVISPGSRVLGISPQYTRYISDVLAMGGSYESVSLKKENRFKIDVGEVINALTSDYSLLYLDNPHNPTGQVLRLKEVEEIVQYAERKGVLVLVDEAYGDFVEKEESAINLEHDNLIVLRSFSKGFGLASMRVGYAVIKNRELGELYRKVDLPFPISTIGEILAVEALKDQKFLKESRKKIASIKKEIINALKKKFLIAETHMQTPIMLLWGSGDTYHYFLERKISAVRGSAFRSLDDSYVRLRVPKNADELLGRL
- the rpsJ gene encoding 30S ribosomal protein S10, with protein sequence MQKARIKLASTNIGALNEVTDQIKQIAERTGVRMSGPIPMPTKRIRITTRKSPDGEGSATFDRFELRVHKRLIDIEADERAMRQIMRIRVPEDVTIEIELVS